The Lycium barbarum isolate Lr01 chromosome 9, ASM1917538v2, whole genome shotgun sequence genome has a segment encoding these proteins:
- the LOC132609919 gene encoding uncharacterized WD repeat-containing protein C2A9.03-like, giving the protein MRMRVDQSDYMEGVTDSSDEFEGDLDNEDTNLDDDDMPTKVTDTSAAQARKGKDIQGITWEGLNVTRESYRLTRLEQYRNYENIPLSGEAVDKECKQVEKGGNFYEFFYNARSVKPTILHFQLRNLVWATSKHDVYLISNDSLMHWSSISRNLSEVVNFSGHIVPKEKHAGSLLEGLTQTQISTMAVKNRFVVAGGFQGELICKSLDKPGVSFCARTTYEDNAITNAIEIYESVSCGPRFMAANNDCGVREYDMEKFQQMNHFLFPWPVNYTSMSPDSKLFTVVGDDLDGLLVDSRNGKTVASIVGHLDYSFACAWHPDGRTFATGNQDKTCRIWDLRNLSSSTAILKGNIGAARSIRFSSDGKFLVVAEPADFVHIYSTESDYKKRQEIDLFGEIAGVSLSPDDVSLYIGIWDRTYGSLLEYNRRHSCKYLDSFA; this is encoded by the exons ATGCGGATGCGGGTTGATCAATCGGATTACATGGAGGGGGTGACTGATTCATCGGATGAATTTGAGGGGGACTTAGATAATGAGGACACAAACCTTGACGACGATGATATG CCAACAAAAGTGACTGATACATCAGCTGCACAAGCAAGAAAAGGAAAAGATATACAAGGTATCACATGGGAGGGATTGAACGTAACCAGGGAAAGCTACAGATTGACAAGGCTCGAACAGTACAGAAATTATGAGAACATCCCTTTGTCAGGGGAGGCTGTGGATAAG GAATGCAAACAAGTGGAGAAGGGTGGCAACTTCTACGAATTCTTTTACAATGCTAGATCGGTGAAGCCTACGATACTCCATTTTCAG CTAAGGAACTTGGTGTGGGCAACTTCAAAACATGACGTGTATTTGATTTCGAACGATTCGCTTATGCATTGGTCTTCAATTTCCCGCAACCTCTCAGAAGTTGTCAACTTCTCTGGACATATAGTACCAAAAGAG AAACATGCAGGAAGTTTATTAGAGGGTCTGACACAAACCCAAATCAGCACGATGGCAGTGAAGAACCGTTTTGTGGTTGCTGGGGGCTTCCAAGGGGAACTCATTTGTAAG AGTTTGGACAAGCCAGGGGTTAGCTTCTGTGCAAGGACCACTTATGAGGATAATGCAATCACAAATGCCATTGAGATATACGAAAGTGTCAG TTGTGGGCCTCGTTTTATGGCAGCCAACAATGACTGTGGTGTGAGAGAGTACGACATGGAAAAATTTCAGCAAATGAACCACTTCCTCTTCCCTTGGCCAGTCAAT TACACCTCGATGAGCCCAGATAGCAAGCTTTTTACCGTTGTTGGGGATGATCTAGATGGTTTACTTGTTGATTCCCGCAATGGAAAG ACGGTGGCTTCTATTGTTGGTCATTTAGACTACTCTTTTGCTTGTGCATGGCATCCAGATGGACGTACATTCGCCACTGGGAATCAAGATAAGACATGTCGAATTTGGGACTTGAGAAACTTGTCCTCATCTACGGCCATTCTCAAGGGAAACATCGGTGCTGCTAGATCTATCCGTTTCTCATCTGATGGAAAATTCCTGGTAGTGGCTGAACCTGCAGATTTTGTCCACATTTACAGTACTGAGTCAGATTACAAGAAACGTCAGGAAATTGATCTTTTCGGTGAGATAGCAGGGGTATCTCTGAGTCCGGACGATGTGTCTCTTTACATTGGAATCTGGGATCGAACATATGGAAGCTTGCTAGAATACAACCGAAGGCATTCCTGTAAATATCTTGACTCGTTCGCGTAG
- the LOC132610601 gene encoding 12-oxophytodienoate reductase-like protein: MAANSTPIPLLTPYKMGRFELSHRVVMPPMTRNRSYNNTPQPHAIEYYAQRATKGGFLISESASASDISKGSPNMPGIWTEHQKEAWKSIVDSVHSKGGIFFCQIWHPGKLSDSRLNNFLFGWAPVAVPDDGEYVKPTPRQLSTNELSLIVDDFTTAARNAIEAGFDGVEINSANSYIIEQFLNDQVNNRTDEYGGSIENRCRFALEIIGAIVNEIGADRVGIKLSVLSEVYGKKDSNPEALATYLASQLTKLGVLYLHVFESRDEPRNNCLQFIRRAFEGTLIASGGYNKNEGDVAIAENYADLVSFGRLFLANPDLPKRFEVNGPLNKHDRTTFYKTDPIVGYTDYPCLEVA; the protein is encoded by the exons ATGGCAGCAAACTCCACACCAATTCCTCTCCTCACTCCTTACAAAATGGGGAGATTCGAGCTCTCTCATAG agtAGTGATGCCACCAATGACAAGGAACAGATCATATAATAACACTCCACAGCCACATGCTATTGAATATTACGCTCAAAGAGCCACTAAGGGGGGTTTTCTCATTTCTGAATCAGCTAGTGCCTCTGATATCTCCAAAGG GTCCCCAAATATGCCTGGAATTTGGACAGAACATCAAAAAGAGGCTTGGAAATCCATTGTTGACTCAGTTCATAGCAAAGGTGGTATATTTTTTTGCCAGATTTGGCATCCAGGGAAGCTATCCGACTCAAGACTAAACAATTTCCTTTTCGGTTGGGCTCCTGTTGCAG TACCTGATGATGGTGAGTACGTGAAACCGACACCAAGGCAACTAAGCACTAATGAACTCTCTCTCATTGTCGATGATTTTACAACTGCAGCCCGCAATGCTATTGAAGCTG GATTCGACGGAGTCGAGATCAACTCAGCAAACAGCTACATAATTGAAcagttcttgaatgatcaagtcAACAATAGGACTGATGAATATGGTGGAAGCATTGAGAATCGTTGTAGATTTGCTCTTGAGATTATAGGAGCAATTGTGAATGAAATTGGAGCAGATAGAGTTGGAATAAAACTCTCCGTCTTATCGGAAGTGTACGGTAAAAAAGACTCGAACCCAGAAGCTCTTGCGACTTATCTGGCAAGTCAACTCACTAAGCTCGGAGTTTTATATCTTCATGTGTTCGAGTCAAGGGACGAACCTCGTAATAATTGTCTTCAATTTATAAGAAGGGCATTTGAAGGGACACTTATTGCTTCTGGTGGCTATAATAAAAATGAGGGAGATGTGGCTATTGCTGAAAACTATGCAGATTTGGTCTCATTTGGACGTTTGTTTTTGGCCAATCCTGATTTGCCTAAACGTTTTGAGGTTAATGGGCCATTGAACAAACATGATAGGACCACTTTTTATAAGACTGATCCAATAGTGGGTTACACTGACTATCCATGTCTTGAAGTTGCTTAA
- the LOC132609207 gene encoding aspartic proteinase 36-like, with amino-acid sequence MLKFELGYFLLFVFIIGSVNGGIEGVIKVNYKFTGSERTLSALKAHDEKRHLRLLAGVDLPIGGTGRPDSVGLYYAKIGIGTPSNDYYVQVDTGSDIMWVNCIGCDQCPRRGYHGLELAFYNRKDSLSGKLISCGHQFCKDVNRGSVSGCYGNNSCYFSENYGDGSYSLGYFVEDVVQYDQVSGDLQTNSTNGTVIFGCGGTQSVDLRSSDDALDGVLGFGKSNSSMLSQLSSSGRVKKMFAHCLDGVNGGGIFAIGNVVKPKVIMTALVPNQQHYNVNMTGVDVGYQSLNLSAEVFTNGVNQGVIIDSGTTLAYLPEVIYGPLVKKILSWQPDLSLRTVHDEYTCFEYSGSVDDGFPRVNFHFENSLSLRVRPHEYLFPYEDLFCIGWQNSGSLSRDKWNLTVFGDLVLSNKLVLYDLEKQAIGWTEYNCSSSIGLKDEITGSVHLVGAHSLSGASRLTAQMALTFLLLAALLHYSLFNGQS; translated from the exons ATGTTGAAATTCGAATTGGGTTACTTTTTATTGTTCGTTTTTATAATTGGAAGTGTAAATGGTGGAATTGAAGGAGTAATTAAAGTGAACTACAAATTTACCGGGTCGGAGCGGACTCTCAGTGCCCTAAAAGCCCATGATGAAAAACGTCATCTCAGACTTCTCGCCGGCGTTGACCTCCCTATTGGCGGCACGGGTCGACCCGATTCAGTCGG gCTTTACTATGCCAAGATTGGGATTGGAACACCATCAAATGATTATTATGTGCAAGTGGATACGGGAAGCGACATAATGTGGGTTAACTGCATTGGATGTGATCAATGCCCCAGAAGAGGATATCACGGT CTGGAGCTAGCATTCTACAATCGAAAGGATTCTCTCTCTGGTAAATTAATTTCTTGTGGACACCAGTTCTGCAAGGATGTCAATAGAGGTTCGGTATCAGGCTGCTATGGTAACAACTCATGTTATTTCAGTGAAAATTATGGAGATGGAAGCTATAGTTTGGGCTACTTTGTGGAGGACGTTGTTCAATATGATCAGGTTTCTGGTGATCTCCAAACTAACTCAACAAATGGAACTGTAATTTTTGG GTGTGGGGGTACACAGTCTGTAGATCTAAGGTCCTCAGATGACGCTCTTGATGGGGTTCTGGGATTTGGGAAATCAAATTCATCGATGCTTTCCCAGCTGTCTTCATCTGGACGAGTGAAGAAAATGTTTGCTCATTGCTTGGATGGTGTAAATGGTGGTGGTATATTTGCCATTGGGAACGTTGTCAAACCAAAAGTAATCATGACAGCATTAGTACCAAACCA GCAACACTACAATGTCAATATGACGGGCGTTGACGTTGGTTACCAATCTCTAAACCTTTCTGCTGAAGTATTTACAAATGGAGTGAACCAGGGAGTTATTATTGACAGTGGAACAACCTTGGCTTATCTTCCCGAGGTGATTTATGGTCCACTAGTGAAAAAG ATACTCTCCTGGCAACCTGATCTGAGCTTGCGTACAGTTCATGATGAGTATACATGCTTTGAATACTCTGGAAG TGTTGATGATGGATTCCCTCGAGTCAATTTTCATTTTGAAAATTCTCTTTCTTTAAGAGTTCGTCCACATGAGTATCTTTTCCCCTAC GAAGATTTATTTTGCATTGGATGGCAAAATAGTGGCAGTCTATCTCGTGACAAATGGAACCTCACGGTTTTTGGAG ATTTGGTTCTCTCGAATAAGCTAGTCTTGTATGATCTTGAAAAGCAGGCCATTGGTTGGACCGAGTATAACT GCTCATCGAGCATCGGATTGAAGGATGAAATTACTGGATCAGTACATTTAGTAGGCGCTCACTCTCTGTCAGGTGCTTCTAGGTTGACTGCTCAGATGGCTCTAACCTTCTTGTTACTAGCAGCTCTGCTCCACTATTCTCTATTTAACGGGCAAAGCTGA